Genomic window (Tribolium castaneum strain GA2 chromosome 2, icTriCast1.1, whole genome shotgun sequence):
AAACCGTGTAAACCaagaataacaataaaataagatTTATTACTAGAGACGTCTTTTTTGACGGGGATTTGCTTCGACTGCTAGCAAACAGCTGAGTCGCATAAAAAATCCtatttttttgtctagacCTTGAAGCTGATTTGTTATGGATTTTTGCGTATTTGTTTGCACTTCCTGCCGTAGAATCCAATTATCGCTTTAGTCAGTTGTGGAAAGTGgttacgaaaaataaaggaTTACCACTCATTGTTaccaaaatttcgtaaaaatgctGATAAATTTATAATCGCATAATCCAACCCAGTAAAAGCATTATCTCGTATAATAAACCGAGTGGTGAAAAGCAAGCAATCATTCTGTTTCTTCCAAATGACTATCACGATTTTATCCTAGTAAGAAAACTCTAGAATCTCCATTTATATCGTTTCAAATCTTTATCTCAGTTCTATAATCAGGGCTTACGCAAGTTCACTGTTCTACTTATTTAAATGCTCGAGATAATGGACCGGAATACTACGACTTTAATTGTTGGAGAAGGGTACTCATTGTAAGATTTGATCTGCGGCAACAATTAGGTCACCAAATCTCAAACTGATTTGGGGAACATTTTAGGCCCGAGAACGTCCTTTCCATCTTTTGAAAACGTGCTCtaacaacattttaaaattcttgcTTTTTTCGATTTTGGACAGAAGGGGCAAAAAATCAAGAGGTTCAATGGAGTAAACAAGATTGAAGTTGTTTGTCGGTTGTTTATTcatatttagatttttgtcACCCAGACAGAAAAATCTGAGTgttttttatctcaattagtGCACACACTTTGATTTCCTTTGTGGTGTGCTCCATTAATATGTACGTAAAAGAATTAACATTAGGCAAGGTTTCTTGACCTGCGTTGTATCGCAATCATTTGTTTATCTTTATGGGACGAGCTTCACGCAAATTGTTCAAACAAACTGCAAGCAGCACGAAAATAACACTTGTAATTAATTGgacaaacagttttttaaagtgttgtTGTTTTCATCAAATGGAAATGAATTTCCTATAGTTTTCTGGCGTCGATAGATAGCCTTGATGGTTTCTATGGGCTATGGGAGACTAAAAATAGATATCTAgggttattaatatttttatctcaattaaCACGATGGCATTTATctctgaaacattttattagcAATAATTTGGGTATTTCAAAGTGTGGGGTGGAAGTCCAGCGCTGAGGAATTTTTTGATCGTAAATATTTGAAGTGTCGAGTCATTTTCCAAATACATGTGCCCCAGCGACATATTAACCGAATTGCGCAAACTGGGTCAAATGCAAGTGCTTACAAAAATCGCCAAAGATTGGTGGATTGGCGATCTGATCTGCAATTTTTGTTAGAGGACGTCACAAAAATGAATCACGGAATTACCTCACCTTTGTACTGGGCAGAACTCGCCTGCGGCCAATTATAATATCGCAATGTGACGTCAAGCTTATCTCCATCTTTTTTACATTAATTGCTTTGGATATTTGCTTTACTATCGACAGTGACGTCCGTAAAGCATTAATACACAAATTTTCGGAACGAACAATGAAATACCCACTACCGCACCATGACATTGAGTTTTTTCGTCCTGTGCCATCTTCAATCACCCATAAAACTTGCGAAATGTAGAAATTCGTCACAACCATTTAGTACGGTTTCagtatttaagtttttcatttgGCGCAGTAATATTAGGAATGACATGGTCGTTTGAGCAAACAAACTGTTCAAATCAAGAACTGGTTCTGGCATTGGATTGGGTCTGAAATCCCATTGTGTTCTATTTTTAGTGATAACTTCCCTCCTTCTGATAATgagtttataaataatttcctcCCTCACATCATTCTTTATGCATATTTAGAAAATGTGGAGGGTTTATTGGGCTGGTATTTTGATCACTAATCAAGGCCCAAGAGCTGCGATTTGTTGCAACTTGtggaaatttttatcattcaaTTTAGATTTTTGAACAGTGGCTTTTATTTTGCGCATGAACTGGCGCCGACCAGCTAAAGCgcaccaaaaacttaattgaaaaccgaaaatattgaattttccaccattcatttttaatgaatacaTTAATTAGTTAGTATTTTTaggtaatttttgtaatgattTATGTATATGTTTTCATCCGAGTCATCGgaacaacattattaaatataaattaatatgaccaaataatacaataaacaatttttttttaatttttccaaattatcacaaaatgcCTAAGGAAttaacaaatataatttttttaattgaaactttCGAACGTTCTGGGTGAAATGATAAGTCAAGTGCAGACAAACACTACTTTATTTCTCGTAATTAATCATCCAGATAAGCTTGTCTAAGTGGACTGGTGCAAAAGAGTGAAATACGAGTACGAAGTTTTAAGCAactgcaaaataaattttatttgagttttgattttttgcaacTTACTGCAACAAAAAGGGCAAACGACATGATACCAACTGGCGTGGCGTGAAGATTGAACGCTTTCTGCGAGCGTACCAAGAGCAAAAGCAGCATTTTTTGCGACTTGATCGGAGCTTCGTACCATTTTGAGTCCAACGCCGCGTCCGGGATTGTCAAGCTCTGGaagttacaaaataattaaagcctcatttattttgtgtaaTACTTCTGAAATGACCCGCGTGACAGCAGATGAAAAAGCTGCAAATCCAGCCTGCAAAATGGATAAAAGCTCCGACGCTTTTTTCCTGAAATTTTTCAGGaattaaaactgtaaaatacAATCCGGGggctgttactttaataatttggtttaaaagaCTGGCAATTATGATCCCCACCATGACCACATAGCATCCATTGCAGTGCTTATAACAGACATTAAACAATTCATTCGTTCTGAAAATTCGAAATTACGAAAACCAAATGAGGTGAAAACTACCTGATGATATGTTGTTGGTAGCGAATACAGTGCAGGAGCCTCTTTTCTATGACTTCCTCGTGCGGGTCGTCGAAAGCTTGTCTCAAAAGACTATTAAGATGCTTAATTTTAAGACAAATATACTGAGCGACTTCAAACGTAGTGATCGAAACAGCCGCCCCtcctttaataataatataaatccCCAAAAGTTGGTCGaaccaaaaaatttgttttaacggAAACCAGTCAATGTCAAAAGGCGCCCAAAACGGCACAATCATGCCGCAAATCTCACTCAGACCCTTCTCTTCATTAATTTTCCGACACTCAGGCATTTCAATAATTTGCAGCAGCGAGTAAATCACAATCCCAAAGTAACAGTAATACGAGTACAATTTTGCGTAAAAATCGAGCCTTCGGCTgcgttttttgaaattatctgGGGTGCCAAATATCTCGTGAGTGCCCAGTTTTGCTAAAAGATGCACAACTTTGTCCTGGCTCCAGACGAACACGATGAGCATGTAAGTCAAGCCGGTGACTGCAGACAGGACTGCGATGTTTGCACTCAACTCCACGTCCAAATTGTCTAAAGAGAGGTTTAAATTTTGGGGcggaaatttttttcttctaccTTTAATGCACACGATCAGATGTGCAGCTAGTCCGAGGGTTAAAGGGGAACAGAGGAGAATAACAAAGCAAAAGCGTCGGCGTAAATTTGTGTGTTCGTTTTGGGGCCACAGTTGcaagtatttcatgatttcgATGCTTTCTTGCAGGACCGGGGACGAGTCCTTTGCCATTTTCGCCGGACAATTATTTGTTCGGAGAAGATTTTTTAAGTGCGTGTGGAGCGATTGTTACACTGCATTCGAATGAAAAATCGAACGCTTGTTTCGATTGCGTGTGGGAGATGCGTCTCGACGACATGCGTATTCATGTaacttttccaaaattttagaaagtgCAGAATCAGTGATCTTAGATCACGCGTGATTCGCTTGATTTGAGATATAAAGTTCGATTGATTTGAGTGAGAACGCAGTTCGTTCAGTGTGATCGAatcatttataaaattttaaactatatttttttgtgcttatattataaatataaatataattataaatactcGTACCAAGCAAACAAACTGTTCAATTCAAGAATATGCCGTAATATTGGACTATTAAGAGTCAAGATTTGTAATCCTATTGtattctatttttattgataaCTTCCTTTCATTCTGATAAGcgattctaaaaataatttcctttacatcatttttgcatattttatatttctcaAGGCTAGTCTTAAGATTTTTAACTATTAAATTGATAATTGATCACTTATCGGACAAACAGAAGCACGGATTTGTTGTAGTGTGTGGAAAGTTTGAAtcaaagtaatttttgactacaatagcttttatttaaatgttataCAACGACAAAGCTGATAAGCTAAATATAGACAAATAGCAATTTATTTCTCCCAACTAATCGTCCAGATGTGTCGTCCTATGTGGATTTGTGCAAAAGCGTGAAATACGAGTATGAAGTTTTCAGCAACTGGAAACATAGTTTGTTTGATTTTCCGAATATTTTCAACTTACTGCTATAAAAAGATCAAAAGACATGATCCCGATCGGGGTCGCTTGGAGGTTGAAAGCTTTCTGCGAACGCACCAAAAGCAAAAGCAAAACTTTTTTGTACTTAACCGGAGCTTCGTACCAATGCGAATCTAAAGCCGCTTCTGGGATCGTCAAACTCTGGAAGTtacaaaatagtgaaaattttatttacggtGTGAGTTACTTCTGAAATGACAGCCTGACCGGCGTGACAACAGATGAAAAAGCTGCAAATCCAGCCTGCAAAATGGACCAAGGCCCCAACGCTTTTTTCCTGAAACTTTCCAAATTAACAACAAATTGGCGCAGCTACTCGTACTTTAAGAATTTGGTTCAACAGACTGGCAATTATTATCCCGACCATGACCACATAGCACCCATTACAGTGTTTAAAACAGACGTTAAACAGCTCATTAGTCCTGAAATTTCGGCCAGTTTACTAAAGCAACAAGCCAGAGTTACCTAATGATGTGTTGCTGGTAGCGGATGCAGTGCAGGAGTTTTTGTTCGACGACCACGTCACACGGATCGTCGAAAGCTTCCCTCAAAAGCCGGTTAAGATGCTTAATTTTGAGACAGATATACTGAGCCACTTCAAACGTGGTGATCGAGACAGCCGCCCCtcccttaataataatataaatccCCAAGAGTTGGTTCAAccagaaaatttgttttagcGGAAACCAGTCAATGTCAAAAGGTGCCCAAAAGGGCACAATCATGCCGCAGATTTCACTCAAACCCTTCTCTTCATTCATTTTGCGACACTGCGGCATTTCAATAATTTGCACCAGTGAATAAATCACAATCCCAAAGTAACAGTAATATGAGTACAGTTTTGCGTAGAAATTGAGTCTCCGACTGCGTTTTGTGAGATTATCGGGCGTGCCAAAGATTTCGTGAGTGTCCAGCTTTGCCAAAAGGTGCACAAGCTTGTCCTGGCTCCAGACGAAGACGATGAGCATGTACGTCAAGCCAGTGACCGCAGATAGGACAGCGATGTTTGCACTTAAATCCACGTCCAAATTGTctgaagaattttttattgtttttaccaagtctcgaatttttttctaccttTTAAACACACGACTAGATGTGTTGCTAGTCCTAGATGTAGAGGAGAGCAGagaaaaataacaatgaaGTAGCGTCGGCGTAAATTCGTTCGTTCGTTTTGGGGCCACAGTTGCAAATATTTCATGACTTCGATACTTTCTCGTAAAACTGGGGACGTGTCTTTTGCCATTTTGCCCGTCAAATGTGCATTGTATTGGTGTTGGAGCTTTTATATAGCTTGTTGATTCAAATAAGCTTTGGGATAATCATAAAGTGTGAGCTACACTAATATTCaggtttatttatatttgccCGCTTTGTAATTTATCTAATTGGGTCGTTGTAATAATCGATTAGTAATAAATAGTGCAAAAACAGCTAAGTGGATTGGTTGAGAAGGGTGAAGTATGAGTACGAGGTTTTGACCAACTGAAGAGAAATTTTTAAGGTACTACCAACCCTTTAACCGTGGCTTACTGTGATAAAAAGGCTAAGCGACATGACTCCGATTGGAGTAGCGTGAAGCATTAACGGTTTTTGTGACCTTAGCATCATCAAGAGCAGATCTTTTTGCATATAAACCGGTGCTTCGTACCATTTAGATTCAAAAGCTGCGTCTGGAATTGTCAAACTCTGAAAAACTGGAGTCAGACGTAGTCAAGTATTCCAGTGATTTACTTCTGAAAGCAGCGACTGGCCAGAAAAGCAGCaaatgtaaaaactgaaaacccaACCCACTAGATGCAGTAGTGCCTCAATATTGTGATTCTGAACAAAACggttttgaagaaattttccTTGATTAATTATTCCTACCTTCATTATTTCGTTTGAAAGGCTTGCTATGATTATCCCAACCATTAGAATATAGCACCCGTTGCAGTGCTTATAGCGCCCATCGTATAATTCCtgaatactaaaaaaatatgatttttttgttggttttaagccttttttttaatatctgaatcctagattaagattttaaaacacgtttccaatagcaacgtgttttcactatcCGTTCCcatggcaacgtgttttaagttactgtttttgctattttaaaacacgcttcccataacaacgtgatttaaattaaaatgttccaagaacaaaattttagaataacaattatgcgaaaacgcttaaagttcttaGACAGCCCTcgcattattaataactataattgTCCTTTTACCCGTCACAATCACCTAATAATATATTGGTGATATTTGATGCAAAACACAAGTTTCTTCCTCTGCACCTCCTCTCGTGGATCATCGAACACCTCCTTCACCAGTCTTTTAAGGTGCTTGATTTTGAGGATAATATACTCGCCCACTTCCAGCGTAGTGAACGAAATGGCAGCCCCTCCTTTGACGATGAAATAGGTGGCAAAAACCTGATCAACGAACAAAATCTGGCGAAACGGGAAAAAGTCAATATCAAAAGGTGCCCAAAACGTGGTAACCAGGCCGCAAATTTCCGTCAAGTTTCTCTCAACGTTTAGCCTGCGGCATTCGATCCCGCCACGGTTTTTCATGATGATGTAGACCGTCAAACCTAGGTAGCAATAGTAGGCATAGAGGCGCGAGTAAAAATTGAGCTGTTTGCagcgtttttcaaaattgtcggGCTTGCCGAAGTACTCGTGCGGGCCCAGATTCTCCCAAAGGTAGGCGATTTTCTTGTGGCCCCACACAAAAGTAATGAGCATGAAATGCAAGCCGGTCACCACTGCGATCACCGAAATGTCGCCACTCAAATCCACGTCCAAGTTTTCTGCAagagtttttgatttttgatttttcggaAAAACTAACACCTTTGAGGACGTTGATAAAGTGGGTCAGGGTGCCGAGCGTGAACGGTGAAACTATTATTAGGGTGATAACGTAACGGAAGCGGAAGTGCTTTACGTGGCCCTTGGGCCACAGATTGAGCAGATGCATTTCTTTCTTGCTTTGCTGCAAAACTGCCTCTTTCATTTTGCCATTTATGATGCTACT
Coding sequences:
- the LOC103314251 gene encoding uncharacterized protein LOC103314251 yields the protein MAKDSSPVLQESIEIMKYLQLWPQNEHTNLRRRFCFVILLCSPLTLGLAAHLIVCIKDNLDVELSANIAVLSAVTGLTYMLIVFVWSQDKVVHLLAKLGTHEIFGTPDNFKKRSRRLDFYAKLYSYYCYFGIVIYSLLQIIEMPECRKINEEKGLSEICGMIVPFWAPFDIDWFPLKQIFWFDQLLGIYIIIKGGAAVSITTFEVAQYICLKIKHLNSLLRQAFDDPHEEVIEKRLLHCIRYQQHIIRTNELFNVCYKHCNGCYVVMVGIIIASLLNQIIKVTAPGFFQSLTIPDAALDSKWYEAPIKSQKMLLLLLVRSQKAFNLHATPVGIMSFALFVALLKTSYSYFTLLHQST
- the LOC100142012 gene encoding odorant receptor 85c is translated as MAKDTSPVLRESIEVMKYLQLWPQNERTNLRRRYFIVIFLCSPLHLGLATHLVVCLKDNLDVDLSANIAVLSAVTGLTYMLIVFVWSQDKLVHLLAKLDTHEIFGTPDNLTKRSRRLNFYAKLYSYYCYFGIVIYSLVQIIEMPQCRKMNEEKGLSEICGMIVPFWAPFDIDWFPLKQIFWLNQLLGIYIIIKGGAAVSITTFEVAQYICLKIKHLNRLLREAFDDPCDVVVEQKLLHCIRYQQHIIRTNELFNVCFKHCNGCYVVMVGIIIASLLNQILKEKSVGALVHFAGWICSFFICCHAGQAVISESLTIPEAALDSHWYEAPVKYKKVLLLLLVRSQKAFNLQATPIGIMSFDLFIALLKTSYSYFTLLHKST
- the LOC107398716 gene encoding odorant receptor 49a yields the protein MKEAVLQQSKKEMHLLNLWPKGHVKHFRFRYVITLIIVSPFTLGTLTHFINVLKENLDVDLSGDISVIAVVTGLHFMLITFVWGHKKIAYLWENLGPHEYFGKPDNFEKRCKQLNFYSRLYAYYCYLGLTVYIIMKNRGGIECRRLNVERNLTEICGLVTTFWAPFDIDFFPFRQILFVDQVFATYFIVKGGAAISFTTLEVGEYIILKIKHLKRLVKEVFDDPREEVQRKKLVFCIKYHQYIISIQELYDGRYKHCNGCYILMVGIIIASLSNEIMKNHNIEALLHLVGWVFSFYICCFSGQSLLSESLTIPDAAFESKWYEAPVYMQKDLLLMMLRSQKPLMLHATPIGVMSLSLFITLVKTSYSYFTLLNQST